The following are from one region of the Silene latifolia isolate original U9 population chromosome 9, ASM4854445v1, whole genome shotgun sequence genome:
- the LOC141599249 gene encoding uncharacterized protein LOC141599249 isoform X1 translates to MTIMFKGLESLQEERKAADVVEYEAAVKVYLMDELNEATNNFNHMSLIAESSYASVFRAFYKTGPPTAVKILYTSNAQDSDADFAAQGGNKFTAQSQDQILRGTYGAVKGLKYLHETADLLTHLLFTAVLDQAMSLCSTV, encoded by the exons ATGACAATTATGTTCAAGGGTCTAGAGTCGCTTCAAGAGGAGCGAAAAGCTGCTGATGTGGTCGAGTATGAAGCAGCAGTGAAAGTTTACTTGATGGATGAATTAAATGAGGCGACCAACAACTTCAATCACATGTCACTGATTGCAGAAAGTTCTTATGCCTCGGTTTTCCGTGCTTTCTACAAGACTGGCCCGCCAACTGCCGTGAAGATACTATATACGAGTAATGCACAGGATTCAGATGCTGATTTTGCAGCTCAG GGAGGAAACAAGTTTACGGCGCAGAGCCAGGACCAGATCTTACGTGGGACCTATGGTGCAGTGAAAGGTCTCAAGTACCTCCACGAGACAGCTGACCTACTCACCCACCTATTGTTCACGGCAGTGTTAGATCAAGCAATGTCCTTGTGTTCGACAGTTTAA
- the LOC141599244 gene encoding cytochrome P450 89A2-like, translating into MEIWFMIIVTASIAALLNAFISLSKPNSNLPPGPRSVPILSTILWLRKSSFQTEQTLRKLRSKFGPIVTIHVGSRPLIFISDGTLAHQALIQLGPIFADRPKQPLTGKIMSSNQHNITTAGYGPTWRLLRRNLNLKILHPSKSKEFSSARKWALEILLSQLKQDTENNINNNNNISGVVKVIDHFRFAMFCLLVFMCFGDKMVESCIREVEEVVYRPMVLFSRYQILNFWPWMTRVILRSRWNEFIDSRKKQEEVLMPCITARKHSLQELQEKVTTCYVDSLLELELSENGIVKRKLSDKEIVTLCTEFLTGGTDTTSTALQWIMANIVKNPNIQAKLLDEIKGVVGKKAKEVLENDLSKMPYLKAVVLEGLRRHPPFYFVLPHAVTQETEVGGYRIPENAIINFRVADMGLDPEVWDDPMEFRPERFMSSQRNGIQDEFNITGKIKMMPFGAGKRMCPASGLALLHLQYFVANLVCRFEWRVEEGKEVDLTEKQEFTIVMKNPLHAHISPR; encoded by the coding sequence ATGGAAATATGGTTTATGATCATAGTGACAGCTTCCATCGCCGCGCTGCTTAATGCTTTCATATCCCTGTCCAAACCCAACTCAAACCTTCCTCCGGGTCCTCGTAGCGTGCCGATACTCAGCACCATACTATGGCTCAGAAAATCATCCTTCCAAACGGAACAAACCCTCAGAAAACTACGTTCCAAGTTCGGCCCCATAGTCACCATCCACGTGGGCTCGCGTCCTCTGATTTTCATCTCAGATGGGACTCTAGCCCACCAAGCATTAATCCAGCTTGGACCCATTTTCGCTGACCGACCCAAACAACCCCTTACTGGTAAAATCATGAGCAGCAACCAGCATAACATCACTACTGCTGGTTATGGTCCTACCTGGCGCCTCCTTCGTCGTAATTTGAATTTAAAGATTCTTCACCCTTCCAAGTCTAAGGAGTTCTCGAGTGCCCGGAAATGGGCTCTTGAAATCCTCCTTAGCCAACTGAAACAAGATACggaaaataatattaataataataataatatatcagGTGTTGTTAAGGTTATAGATCATTTTCGGTTTGCAATGTTTTGCTTGCTTGTATTCATGTGTTTCGGGGATAAGATGGTCGAGTCTTGTATAAGAGAGGTGGAGGAAGTGGTGTACCGACCTATGGTGTTATTCAGTCGCTACCAAATCCTCAATTTCTGGCCTTGGATGACTCGGGTTATACTCAGGAGTCGTTGGAACGAGTTCATTGATTCGAGGAAGAAACAAGAAGAGGTTTTGATGCCTTGCATTACAGCTCGGAAACATTCACTGCAGGAGTTGCAGGAAAAAGTTACTACTTGTTATGTCGATAGTTTGTTAGAATTGGAGTTGTCGGAAAATGGAATTGTTAAGCGGAAATTAAGTGACAAAGAGATTGTTACGCTTTGCACAGAATTTCTTACTGGAGGCACTGACACCACTTCGACAGCACTGCAATGGATTATGGCGAACATTGTCAAGAATCCTAACATTCAGGCTAAGCTTCTCGACGAAATCAAGGGTGTGGTTGGGAAAAAAGCAAAAGAAGTTCTCGAAAATGACTTGTCAAAGATGCCTTATCTTAAGGCGGTCGTATTAGAGGGACTAAGACGACATCCtccgttttattttgttttgccACACGCTGTAACCCAAGAGACCGAGGTAGGGGGATACAGAATTCCGGAAAATGCCATCATAAATTTTAGAGTGGCGGATATGGGGTTGGATCCCGAAGTATGGGATGACCCGATGGAGTTTAGGCCAGAGAGATTTATGTCAAGTCAGCGGAATGGGATACAGGATGAATTCAACATAACAGGAAAAATAAAGATGATGCCTTTTGGTGCAGGAAAGCGAATGTGTCCCGCCTCAGGATTGGCGTTGCTTCACCTGCAATACTTTGTAGCTAATTTGGTTTGCAGGTTTGAGTGGAGAGTAGAAGAAGGAAAAGAGGTGGATTTAACTGAGAAGCAGGAGTTTACTATTGTAATGAAGAATCCACTTCATGCCCATATTTCACCCAGGTGA
- the LOC141599238 gene encoding uncharacterized protein LOC141599238, which translates to MGRRRRTMFDYAETYWPAPTDAYWRHAEEIAQEIAVSYKHHLDSPPVERVRIMKLRVEPGKGVEYNMTIEVTGENGINTSYAVKVYRLPSGLPYQVASFDKIVGSERKTTSCVSDGGNVSDEKASSSSIITRSGKTSDDEKASSRKRGKRRASDSTMPDDNESSTASVSGVTGRVRTRGFYFLVEQIRRERPTLSYAKARKSASSTWAKLSEDEKMTFMGKAAKRLKKK; encoded by the exons ATGGGGAGGAGACGACGTACTATGTTTGATTATGCCGAAACATATTGGCCTGCCCCCACTGATGCTTACTGGCGCCACGCCGAGGAGATTGCTCAGGAAATTGCTGTTTCTTATAAACACCACCTG GACAGCCCTCCTGTAGAGCGTGTACGCATAATGAAATTAAGGGTCGAACCTGGTAAGGGAGTAGAATACAATATGACTATTGAAGTCACAGGAGAGAATGGTATTAACACTTCCTACGCTGTTAAAGTCTATCGCCTCCCTTCTGGTTTGCCCTACCAAGTTGCATCCTTTGACAAAATTGTTGGCTCAG AGAGAAAAACAACGAGTTGCGTTTCTGATGGGGGCAACGTATCTGATGAGAAGGCAAGTAGTTCATCGATTATTACGAGAAGTGGCAAGACATCTGATGATGAGAAGGCAAGTAGTAGAAAAAGGGGAAAGAGGAGGGCTTCTGATAGCACTATGCCTGACGATAATGAAAGTAGTACTGCATCGGTTTCAGG AGTGACGGGCAGGGTTCGTACTCGTGGCTTCTACTTTTTAGT GGAGCAAATCAGGAGGGAAAGGCCAACCTTGAGTTACGCCAAG GCAAGAAAGTCGGCTTCATCTACATGGGCAAAACTTTCAGAAGAT GAGAAGATGACGTTCATGGGTAAAGCAGCTAAAAGGCTGAAGAAAAAGTAG
- the LOC141599239 gene encoding uncharacterized protein LOC141599239 — protein MDLGINSHSYKFLSLFLLFILFPLQINASIHTYNQLTFTEVGNAFLLAGGSEGLVASRAAIPPSSSKRLVRHSLHDGLSFLRFENISFWRSKEAAEHKSGTENGSGLVQIVIFEAADRDDIGGSAYGGQRSICCTPDLAKLEGCKQGEVIKIRSSTDSNWPVILNVKFKGNSLKARLLRKEIYISKTGMYNLFFISCDPNMKGLVMNGRTVWKNPDGYLPGRMAPSMKFYGFMSLAYLLLSFVWGFQYVRFWNEVLQLQHCITAVVGLGLLEMFFWYLEYAHFNSSGIRPVVLTSWVVILGTARSTLSRLLMLSVSMGYGVVRPTLGGLTSKVLILGATYFLVTLLLDITEYVGTVNDVAGRARLLLVLPDSCLDAFLILWIFTSLSKTLEQLQAKRSSVKLDLYRKFSNALTVSVIASVTWIGYEVYFKATDPFNERWQSAWIITAFWDIPSFTLLCIICYLWAPSQSAQRYAYSDELGEENVDEEVQSLTRGEVSMVKQEKGERNGEDDAYDSEEDTQVGKGE, from the exons ATGGATCTCGGGATCAATTCCCACTCCTACAAATTCCTCTCACTCTTCTTATTATTTATACTATTTCCCCTACAAATTAATGCATCTATTCACACTTACAACCAATTAACCTTCACCGAAGTCggcaatgccttccttctcgcCGGCGGTAGCGAAGGTCTCGTCGCTTCACGCGCTGCAATTCCTCCGTCTTCGTCGAAACGCCTCGTTCGACACTCTCTTCACGACGGCCTCTCTTTTCTCcg ATTTGAGAATATATCTTTCTGGAGGAGCAAGGAAGCTGCTGAGCACAAGTCAGGCACAGAGAATGGCTCCGGACTAGTTCAAATAGTAATATTTGAAGCAGCTGATCGCGATGATATTGGCGGGTCAGCGTATGGTGGACAACGCTCTATTTGCTGCACACCTGATCTCGCCAAACTTGAAGGATGTAAGCAAGGGGAAGTCATCAAAATACGGTCATCCACGGACAGTAATTGGCCAGTGATTCTCAATGTGAAGTTTAAAGGGAATTCCTTAAAAGCCAGACTGCTTAGGAAAGAAATATACATCTCGAAGACAGGAATGTATAACTTGTTCTTCATATCATGTGATCCGAATATGAAGGGACTAGTTATGAATGGGAGGACTGTTTGGAAAAACCCTGATGGGTATTTACCAGGTAGAATGGCCCCATCTATGAAGTTTTATGGTTTCATGTCCCTTGCTTACCTACTGTTAAGCTTTGTATGGGGTTTTCAGTATGTGAGGTTCTGGAACGAGGTATTGCAGCTTCAGCACTGTATCACGGCTGTTGTTGGTCTTGGACTACTAGAAATGTTCTTTTGGTACCTTGAGTATGCTCATTTTAACAGCAGTGGTATAAGGCCTGTTGTATTAACAAGCTGGGTAGTAATTCTTGGAACTGCTAGAAGCACACTTTCACGGCTTCTGATGCTTTCAGTTTCGATGGGTTATGGTGTGGTGCGCCCTACTCTTGGTGGTCTTACATCGAAGGTGTTGATTCTTGGGGCAACTTACTTCTTGGTTACTCTACTGCTTGATATAACAGAGTATGTCGGCACAGTTAATGATGTAGCAGGAAGAGCAAGATTACTTCTCGTCCTTCCTGATTCGTGCTTGGATGCCTTTTTGATCTTATGGATTTTTACATCTCTCTCTAAGACATTGGAACAGCTACAG GCAAAGCGAAGTTCTGTAAAGTTGGATCTCTATAGGAAGTTCTCAAATGCATTGACTGTTTCAGTGATTGCTTCAGTGACATGGATAGGATACGAG GTGTATTTCAAGGCCACAGATCCTTTTAATGAGCGATGGCAAAGTGCTTGGATTATTACTGCTTTCTGGGACATCCCGTCATTCACATTGCTATGCATAATATGCTATCTTTGGGCTCCATCCCAGAGTGCGCAACG GTACGCATACTCAGATGAATTGGGAGAAGAAAATGTCGATGAAGAAGTACAATCCCTTACTAGAGGGGAGGTTAGTATGGTGAAGCAAGAAAAGGGTGAGAGAAATGGTGAGGATGATGCGTATGATTCAGAAGAAGATACTCAAGTTGGCAAGGGAGAGTAG
- the LOC141599237 gene encoding F-box/kelch-repeat protein At3g27150, translating to MSRGREIEDKEVDVEEINGDDFDESEYEGEDYYDNEHESDYEVLEEIDRRVKIRRCDSNPCFDHGRLDLNLDIRPSQDADYWSNPPHLSDELGLISLPRIPTEVETMIIARIPLLEIRKFCSVSKPILTVIKNGDIMMERKRIGVKEASVFMLASGETNWWAFDQQFLSRKTLPNLPSDVTFKDADKESLCAGTQLLVFGKEAEGPVIWAYEVLLNKWFKSTSMIEPRCLFASASSGDFAYAAGGTCLATFEILNSAEKYDPDTKTWDPLPKMKEKRRMCSGVYMDNKFYVLGGQSQSGGVLTCGEVYDENKNTWVKIPGILTGLTNSDSPPLLAVVNNELYTFETSTNCLLVYLKDSNSWKDLGQIPVRADSGRGWGVAFKSLGNELLAIGGSNITPWGRGMTVYTCSPNPNAQGLEWKLLDDGRHSRSPFVMNCTVMVA from the coding sequence ATGTCCAGAGGAAGAGAAATCGAGGATAAAGAGGTTGATGTTGAGGAAATCAATGGGGATGATTTCGATGAAAGTGAATACGAAGGAGAGGATTATTATGACAATGAACATGAATCTGattatgaggttttagaagaaattGACAGAAGAGTTAAAATCAGGAGGTGTGATAGTAATCCCTGCTTTGACCACGGTAGGCTTGATTTGAATTTAGATATCAGGCCGTCTCAGGATGCAGATTATTGGTCTAACCCGCCCCATCTTAGTGATGAATTGGGTTTAATAAGCTTACCGAGAATTCCTACTGAAGTGGAAACTATGATTATTGCTAGAATTCCACTTCTAGAGATTAGGAAATTTTGCTCAGTGAGCAAACCGATTTTGACTGTAATTAAGAATGGAGACATAATGATGGAGAGGAAACGAATTGGGGTTAAGGAAGCATCGGTCTTCATGTTAGCCAGTGGTGAAACCAACTGGTGGGCATTTGATCAGCAGTTTTTATCCCGAAAGACCCTCCCTAATTTACCTTCTGATGTTACCTTCAAAGATGCCGATAAAGAGTCGCTTTGTGCTGGGACCCAGCTGCTGGTTTTCGGAAAAGAGGCTGAGGGGCCTGTAATATGGGCTTATGAAGTACTCTTGAACAAATGGTTCAAGAGTACTTCTATGATCGAGCCTAGGTGCTTGTTTGCATCCGCATCTTCTGGTGACTTTGCCTATGCGGCAGGAGGTACCTGTCTTGCCACTTTTGAGATTCTTAACTCTGCTGAAAAGTATGATCCCGACACCAAAACGTGGGACCCGCTCCCGAAAATGAAGGAAAAGAGAAGGATGTGCTCCGGTGTCTACATGGACAATAAATTTTATGTCCTCGGAGGTCAAAGTCAATCAGGAGGTGTTTTGACATGTGGAGAAGTATACGACGAGAATAAAAACACTTGGGTCAAAATCCCCGGAATCCTAACTGGGCTAACCAATTCAGATTCACCACCTCTCTTGGCTGTTGTAAACAACGAGCTTTACACGTTTGAAACATCCACCAACTGTTTGTTGGTGTATTTGAAAGACAGCAACTCATGGAAAGATCTCGGCCAGATTCCTGTTCGTGCTGACTCAGGAAGAGGTTGGGGTGTGGCCTTTAAGTCTCTAGGCAATGAATTGCTGGCTATAGGTGGATCCAACATTACTCCGTGGGGACGGGGGATGACTGTATATACTTGCAGCCCAAATCCTAATGCACAAGGATTGGAGTGGAAACTACTTGACGATGGACGACACAGCAGAAGCCCTTTTGTCATGAACTGTACTGTTATGGTAGCTTAG
- the LOC141599241 gene encoding uncharacterized protein LOC141599241 — MHTTTTLLRLTKSTLFPLLPFLRSAMSAPSPLPSHLSLSSFLNPNPNPNSSLSLLLLHRRHHCRTFKLPPIHFSSKQPPPPLPPPLPPPISQSDVDAAEEKRSFAVVTGEFFLGIYSGLTGGRKPNTEAMPPEDEKEDGERIAAVIEDSVEPAVLWEQRVKDVEAENRRKTVTSPGFSFSAAGLLFPYHLGVAQFLIENGYIKETTPLAGSSAGAIVCAVIASGRTMEFALEATKRLADDCRLRGTAFRLGAILRDVLVEVLPDDIHTRCNGRVRVAVTQIVWRPRGLLVDQFDSKEDLINALFTSSFIPGYLAPRPATMFRDKLCIDGGLTLFMPPTSASETVRVCAFPLSSLRIQGIGISPDCNPDTKLTNRQLLSWALEPAEDSMLDKLFEYGYSDAATWAKNNPANSVVHEDKSHISCAETG; from the exons ATGCACACCACAACCACACTTCTCCGTCTTACCAAATCAACACTCTTTCCACTTCTCCCTTTTCTTCGTTCCGCCATGTCTGCTCCTTCTCCACTTCCATCTCACCTCTCTCTTTCCTCCTTcctcaaccctaaccctaaccctaattctTCCCTCTCTCTTCTCCTCCTTCACCGCCGCCATCATTGTCGCACCTTCAAACTCCCTCCTATCCACTTCTCCTCCAAACAACCTCCACCTCCTCTTCCGCCGCCACTGCCGCCGCCGATTTCTCAATCCGATGTTGACGCCGCCGAGGAAAAGCGCTCCTTCGCTGTTGTCACCGGTGAGTTCTTTCTCGGTATTTATTCCGGCTTAACCGGCGGAAGAAAACCTAATACTGAGGCGATGCCACCAGAGGACGAGAAAGAAGACGGAGAGAGAATTGCGGCGGTGATTGAGGATTCGGTTGAGCCGGCGGTGTTGTGGGAGCAGAGAGTTAAGGATGTTGAGGCTGAAAATCGGCGTAAGACGGTTACAAGTCCGGGTTTTAGCTTCTCTGCTGCTGGTTTGTTGTTTCCTTATCATCTTGGCGTCGCTCAGTTTCTCATCGAGAATGGATACATCAAG GAAACCACACCATTAGCCGGTTCCTCAGCTGGTGCCATTGTTTGTGCAGTAATTGCTTCTGGAAGAACCATGGAGTTTGCTTTAGAAGCCACTAAACGTTTGGCTGATGATTGCCGTCTGAGAGGAACTGCCTTCCGACTTGGG GCTATTCTTAGAGATGTTCTTGTCGAGGTCCTACCAGATGATATTCACACTAGGTGCAATGGGCGAGTAAGGG TTGCGGTAACACAGATTGTGTGGAGACCAAGGGGGTTGCTAGTAGATCAGTTCGACTCCAAAGAAGATCTTATCAATGCTTTATTTACTTCTTCATTTATTCCTGG TTATCTTGCTCCAAGACCTGCGACGATGTTTAGAGACAAGCTTTGCATAGATGGAGGTTTGACGCTGTTCATGCCACCAACATCTGCATCTGAGACG GTCCGTGTCTGTGCGTTCCCTCTCAGTAGTTTACGAATCCAGGGCATTGGAATAAGTCCAGACTGTAACCCTGATACTAAGCTTACGAATCGTCAG CTTCTTAGTTGGGCACTCGAGCCAGCCGAGGACTCTATGCTCGACAAGCTCTTTGAGTATGGTTACTCGGATGCTGCTACTTGGGCTAAGAACAACCCTGCTAATTCAGTAGTTCATGAAGATAAATCCCACATCTCTTGCGCGGAAACAGGATAG
- the LOC141599249 gene encoding glutathione reductase, chloroplastic-like isoform X3, with the protein MFSIEVGICELPFHPISSEVVGGVGGTCVIRGCVPKKIMVYGASFGSELEFPSISSTSTTLPNIGAPREPHFLGCQLMSLGGGCC; encoded by the exons ATGTTCTCTATTGAG GTTGGAATTTGTGAACTTCCTTTTCATCCGATTAGCTCCGAAGTTGTCGGGGGAGTTGGTGGAAC ATGTGTTATTCGTGGTTGTGTACCAAAAAAGATAATGGTGTATGGGGCATCCTTTGGCAGTGAACTTGAG TTCCCTTCAATCTCTTCCACGAGTACGACTTTGCCTAATATTGGTGCTCCTAGAG AACCACACTTCTTAGGATGTCAATTGATGTCATTAGGCGGTGGTTGCTGCTGA
- the LOC141599240 gene encoding protein GAMETE EXPRESSED 1-like, whose translation MGNHILVLFLLTFLGFPLKGCSWGGWFSSSNNKDPNHPISNGLVAEFSVDGLNDPKSVELLEDAKRKLGGTNLCWFNAYQNLFISCSEIFAAEEKRSRLAWLLSDCFQKDTGRNPFPSCKANSPMVDCLRNLNNHEHKTYLEFYLQTNSLCHQLQSKAFKLQVESLVNDLKDSALSTEEKLETIEAKSDNLLHNSNHIQESLMSIDTQTRKVGEDLKNMVSNIGIVIDQSKELNEQANNIATSQVELIEEQGLMREKMEENMAKVEESYYSLRQEIDVLRLKAADVQEKVNRYGEALSSKMQNLQGKADEIVGMAGITVQNQQELLATQTKALDGLRSLTNFQSEALQESRVTLQQIIGFAQGQHQELMKQQEQILQAHDRLASNSKSMLEAQEAFESKQATMFTAIDKLFALHNAILLESRLLKAFLVYSLLILVIYMFTSTKQTYSVRCRLYLGLCLAFALECGILQFTSTQVEQKTRLTTIIKSLLGAYAVLQLCYSFITYRDYEVLNHKMLASLIDKVNKIEKVKDYSSDEESLESEVDWVSWMKTALPEDISMNEDPDYLLLPPDENSIVTSTQRTYNLRHRNHRLKP comes from the exons ATGGGAAATCATATCCTTGTTCTGTTTCTATTAACATTTCTAGGATTTCCACTAAAAGGATGCTCATGGGGTGGCTGGTTTTCTTCTTCAAATAATAAAGATCCGAATCATCCAATCTCCAATGGATTAGTCGCTGAGTTCTCTGTGGATGGCTTGAACGATCCCAAATCAGTTGAGTTACTTGAAGACGCAAAGAGAAAgttgggaggtacaaatctttGCTGGTTTAACGCGTATCAGAATTTGTTTATCTCGTGCTCAGAGATTTTTGCAGCAGAGGAAAAGAGAAGTAGACTTGCTTGGCTTCTTAGCGATTGTTTTCAGAAGGATACAGGCCGAAATCCTTTTCCATCGTGTAAGGCGAACAGTCCCATGGTTGATTGTCTCCGGAATTTGAACAATCATGAACATAAGACTTACTTGGAATTCTACCTTCAGACTAATTCTCTCTGTCATCAGTTACA GTCCAAGGCTTTCAAGCTTCAAGTAGAGAGTTTGGTGAATGATTTAAAAGACTCAGCATTGTCGACAGAAGAAAAATTAGAGACCATTGAAGCAAAATCCGATAATCTTCTTCACAACTCCAACCATATACAAGAATCACTAATGTCAATTGATACACAAACCCGAAAAGTGGGAGAAGATTTGAAGAACATGGTTAGTAACATAGGTATTGTTATAGATCAGTCGAAAGAGTTAAACGAGCAAGCAAACAATATTGCCACTTCTCAAGTTGAGTTGATAGAAGAACAAGGGTTAATGAGGGAGAAAATGGAGGAAAACATGGCAAAGGTCGAAGAATCTTATTACAGTCTAAGGCAAGAAATTGACGTATTACGACTTAAGGCAGCTGATGTTCAGGAAAAGGTTAATAGATATGGAGAGGCTTTAAGTTCAAAGATGCAGAATCTTCAAGGCAAAGCTGATGAAATTGTCGGTATGGCTGGCATTACAGTACAAAATCAACAAGAACTTCTTGCAACCCAAACTAAAGCCCTTGACGGTCTTCGTTCTCTTACTAATTTCCAGTCTGAAGCTCTTCAAGAGAGCAG GGTTACACTTCAGCAGATAATCGGATTTGCGCAAGGTCAACATCAAGAGCTCATGAAGCAACAGGAACAAATTTTACAGGCTCATGATCGTTTGGCTAGTAATTCGAAATCAATGTTGGAAGCTCAG GAAGCTTTTGAGTCGAAACAAGCAACTATGTTCACTGCCATAGACAAACTCTTTGCTCTACACAATGCCATACTACTGGAGTCGAGACTTCTGAAAGCTTTCCTTGTTTACTCCCTCTTAATCCTCGTTATCTACATGTTTACTAGCACCAAACAGACCTACTCAGTGAGATGTAGGCTTTATTTAG GATTATGCCTTGCATTTGCATTGGAGTGTGGGATACTGCAATTCACAAGTACTCAAGTTGAGCAGAAAACTCGGCTTACAACGATAATCAAGTCGCTTCTTGGTGCTTATGCTGTTCTTCAACTTTGTTACTCTTTCATTACATACAG GGATTATGAAGTACTGAACCACAAAATGCTAGCGAGTTTGATAGACAAGGTAAACAAGATTGAAAAGGTAAAAGATTATTCGTCAGACGAAGAGAGTTTAGAAAGTGAAGTGGATTGGGTTTCATGGATGAAGACCGCGCTGCCAGAAGATATAAGCATGAATGAAGACCCTGATTATCTATTACTACCACCTGATGAGAACTCTATTGTCACTAGTACTCAACGAACATATAATCTCAGACATCGCAATCATCGCTTGAAACCATGA
- the LOC141599249 gene encoding glutathione reductase, chloroplastic-like isoform X2, which translates to MFSIEVGICELPFHPISSEVVGGVGGTCVIRGCVPKKIMVYGASFGSELEFPSISSTSTTLPNIGAPRGALHSYMYVRVVLDIDVS; encoded by the exons ATGTTCTCTATTGAG GTTGGAATTTGTGAACTTCCTTTTCATCCGATTAGCTCCGAAGTTGTCGGGGGAGTTGGTGGAAC ATGTGTTATTCGTGGTTGTGTACCAAAAAAGATAATGGTGTATGGGGCATCCTTTGGCAGTGAACTTGAG TTCCCTTCAATCTCTTCCACGAGTACGACTTTGCCTAATATTGGTGCTCCTAGAGGTGCGTTACATTCCTATATGTATGTTAGAGTGGTGCTAGATATTGATGTTTCTTAG